One genomic window of Sulfurovum lithotrophicum includes the following:
- the bioV gene encoding pimelyl-ACP methyl ester esterase BioV codes for MRYFNGFSLKGEEHFFDDWLPDSDLCVAGFSYGAQQALEYVYTASKRVDRLILLSPAFFQMQKSSFIRAQLRYFEADKSAYTTQFLQNAAYPSAVDLNSFLHTGTQEELEALLTYRWEKEKIEEILKRGTQIEVFLGSDDKIIDAEKAFAFFSDITTCYRLKGAGHLLLK; via the coding sequence ATGCGCTATTTCAATGGTTTCTCTCTCAAAGGAGAAGAACACTTCTTCGATGACTGGCTTCCAGACAGCGACCTCTGTGTAGCCGGGTTCAGTTACGGTGCACAACAGGCATTGGAGTATGTCTATACTGCTTCCAAAAGAGTGGACAGACTCATTCTTCTCTCTCCGGCATTCTTCCAGATGCAGAAGTCCAGTTTCATTCGTGCACAGTTACGCTACTTTGAAGCAGACAAAAGTGCATACACGACACAATTCCTTCAAAATGCTGCTTACCCTTCCGCTGTTGATCTTAACTCGTTTTTGCATACAGGAACCCAAGAGGAGCTTGAAGCACTACTGACGTACCGATGGGAGAAAGAGAAAATAGAGGAGATCCTCAAAAGAGGCACACAAATTGAGGTTTTTCTGGGCTCGGATGACAAAATCATCGATGCAGAGAAAGCATTTGCATTTTTTTCCGATATCACAACCTGTTACCGGCTGAAAGGTGCCGGGCATCTGCTGTTGAAATAG
- a CDS encoding DUF5086 family protein yields MMQRMKHLIPLIFLLFINSAFCASDVDLRKHKKGIWSIKGTPKKNIWIVIHNLKEAKETGIYHIEVLARGVNDPLWKVEHMIKHMAITQSALASSVLKPLDKGAVYPETFEDAYNYWQEQNSGKGGFVCTSRLSDCMQEILHNNVNSANSKNHTTAKGEKKNFGDR; encoded by the coding sequence ATGATGCAAAGAATGAAACATCTCATACCATTAATATTTCTATTATTTATTAATTCTGCTTTCTGCGCTTCCGATGTTGATCTTCGGAAACATAAAAAAGGTATATGGTCCATAAAAGGAACCCCAAAAAAGAACATATGGATTGTTATTCACAATTTAAAAGAGGCGAAAGAAACTGGTATTTATCACATTGAAGTCTTGGCAAGAGGTGTCAATGATCCCCTATGGAAAGTCGAGCATATGATCAAGCACATGGCAATCACTCAATCTGCTTTAGCTTCTAGTGTATTAAAGCCTTTAGATAAGGGAGCCGTTTACCCAGAAACCTTCGAAGACGCATATAATTATTGGCAAGAACAAAATTCAGGCAAGGGTGGATTTGTTTGTACTTCCCGTTTAAGTGATTGTATGCAAGAAATATTGCATAACAATGTTAATTCAGCTAACTCAAAAAACCATACAACGGCGAAAGGAGAGAAGAAAAACTTTGGAGATAGATAG
- a CDS encoding transposase, which translates to MARRPRIELAGYYHIINRGVAQMPIFKEAADYEQFEELMCSTMKNYGITLHNYCLMSNHYHLLIETSRENLSKFMRQLGMNYAIYFNKKYHCSGHLWQGRFKSWYVTDEAYLYTLMLYIEQNPLKANMVKSLEDYPYSSYHYFLEKQIPECLQNAWIVQNHGKDSDAIKEMLNSKVDSSVLQELKTASSLVEAPNIDKKPDINKLTKIFSEIQDKKERNRQIVKAYDKDYSQHMIAKVLGISQQAVYGIIKRNRK; encoded by the coding sequence GTGGCAAGACGACCCCGTATCGAACTGGCTGGGTATTACCATATCATCAACAGAGGTGTGGCTCAAATGCCCATTTTTAAAGAAGCTGCCGATTATGAACAGTTTGAAGAGCTGATGTGCTCCACCATGAAGAATTATGGGATCACTTTGCATAACTACTGCCTGATGTCCAATCACTATCATCTGCTCATAGAGACAAGCCGGGAAAACCTCTCCAAGTTCATGAGACAACTGGGTATGAACTACGCCATCTACTTTAACAAAAAATATCATTGCTCAGGACACCTCTGGCAAGGCCGCTTCAAATCCTGGTATGTCACTGATGAGGCTTACCTCTATACACTGATGCTCTACATAGAACAAAACCCGCTGAAAGCCAATATGGTAAAAAGTCTGGAAGATTACCCTTACAGCTCTTATCATTACTTTTTAGAAAAGCAAATACCGGAGTGTCTGCAAAATGCATGGATAGTACAAAATCATGGTAAGGACAGTGATGCCATTAAAGAGATGTTGAACAGTAAAGTAGACAGTAGTGTACTGCAAGAGCTCAAAACAGCATCTTCTTTGGTGGAAGCTCCCAATATAGACAAGAAACCTGATATCAATAAACTTACAAAAATATTTTCAGAGATACAGGATAAAAAAGAGAGAAACAGGCAAATCGTAAAAGCATATGACAAAGACTATTCTCAGCATATGATCGCTAAAGTATTGGGTATATCACAACAGGCTGTGTATGGGATAATTAAGAGGAACAGGAAATGA
- a CDS encoding tyrosine-type recombinase/integrase → MSLCLKIESVPNNYFTTHLLQSGIDLRSIQELLGHKSVETTMIYTDVVAEMNKGRVASPLDMM, encoded by the coding sequence GTGTCATTATGCTTAAAGATTGAGAGTGTTCCTAATAACTATTTTACTACGCATCTTTTGCAAAGCGGCATTGATCTTCGAAGTATACAGGAACTGTTAGGTCATAAAAGTGTAGAAACTACCATGATCTATACGGACGTAGTAGCCGAAATGAACAAGGGCAGGGTGGCAAGCCCTTTGGATATGATGTGA